In Mycolicibacterium phocaicum, one DNA window encodes the following:
- a CDS encoding helix-turn-helix transcriptional regulator: MLGNRLDESRVISEFLASARWPAALLLEGEAGIGKTTQWLSVIDQAGALGIRVLAARTAAAESVLAYASLADLLGDVEAAVLADLPGPQRMAMDRVLLRGTGDDDEATDPRAVAAGFVSVVERLADESPVIIAIDDLQWLDTSSRQVVAFAARRLVGRIALLGTVRTEPQHSAAVSWLQLPRVDAVSRIRLQPLSLGKLHGVLVDRLGLSLPRPTMVRIHEISGGNPFYALELARTTGGAAPPGEMSWPGTLAELVQDRIGRVGADAREALLVVACAATPSVELVAQVTDSTTDDVVAVLESAESNGIVGIDGERIRFTHPLLAAGVYVAATPTQRRATHRRLAAAIDEPELHARHLALSVTRGDPHTLQALDIAAERALVRGAPAAAAELLDLATGLGGDTPERRIRQANHHYNAGDADRARALLNRTVGEDVSGPIRAQAFSLLGAIEIVDRSHSGAARLLECALAEAAADLAAQVQILVPMSFALYNIDHRELAARRIDDAVARANRLGQPGLLSQALSMRTLIQFWLGSGVDEESLQRAVDLDEGDPATSVFFLPRMHRAILLSCTGRLDEARAEFRIVRQQCIDGGVETDQNFVAINTVHNELWQGDLAAATLLADDAMERAVHLGGFHHTAALVMRARCAAYAGKEEAARDAVREVVATVPLSECFILTGEAIMALGFLDVSLGNYEAALEVLEPLLSTFADRRRATEIYVAEWLPDAVEVLVGLGRLAEAEPLVEALEVNGRRLDRAWMLAVGGRCRALLLGAQGHVDQAAAEAEHALTEHDRLPMPFERARTLLVLGQLQRRQRRRAVAVATLQEALAAFEGLGTPLWAEQARRALGRIDERSDRGAVLTASERRIAELVASGMSNREVAAKLFVSAKTVEVHLSRIYRKLGIRSRAELGWRIARPDQ; the protein is encoded by the coding sequence GTGCTGGGAAACCGCCTGGATGAGTCGCGGGTGATCAGCGAATTCTTGGCCTCGGCGCGGTGGCCCGCCGCCTTGCTTTTGGAGGGTGAGGCGGGCATCGGAAAGACGACGCAGTGGTTGTCGGTGATCGATCAGGCAGGGGCCCTGGGGATTCGGGTGCTGGCGGCGCGTACGGCTGCGGCGGAGTCGGTGTTGGCGTACGCGTCGCTCGCTGATCTGTTGGGCGACGTCGAGGCGGCGGTGTTGGCGGATCTGCCCGGTCCGCAGCGGATGGCGATGGACCGGGTGCTGCTGCGTGGGACGGGCGACGATGACGAGGCGACGGATCCCCGGGCGGTGGCGGCCGGCTTCGTGTCGGTTGTCGAGCGGCTGGCCGACGAGTCGCCCGTGATCATCGCGATCGACGATCTGCAATGGCTGGATACCTCGAGCCGGCAGGTGGTGGCGTTCGCCGCGCGGCGGCTCGTGGGGCGGATCGCCCTGCTCGGCACCGTGCGTACCGAGCCGCAGCACAGTGCTGCGGTGTCGTGGCTCCAGTTGCCGAGGGTTGATGCAGTGTCCCGAATTCGGTTGCAGCCCTTGAGCCTTGGCAAGCTGCACGGCGTGCTTGTCGATCGGCTCGGGCTGAGTCTGCCGCGGCCCACCATGGTCCGGATTCACGAGATTTCGGGCGGTAACCCGTTTTATGCCCTGGAGCTGGCCCGTACGACCGGTGGTGCGGCACCGCCCGGCGAGATGTCATGGCCGGGCACACTGGCCGAGTTGGTCCAGGACAGGATCGGCAGAGTCGGCGCCGACGCGCGCGAAGCGCTGTTGGTGGTGGCGTGTGCCGCCACTCCGTCGGTGGAACTTGTTGCCCAAGTGACGGATTCGACAACCGACGACGTCGTCGCGGTACTGGAGTCGGCCGAGAGCAACGGCATCGTCGGGATCGACGGTGAGCGGATTCGCTTCACGCATCCGCTGCTGGCGGCCGGGGTCTACGTGGCCGCAACCCCGACGCAGCGGCGTGCGACGCATCGCCGGCTGGCCGCGGCCATCGACGAACCCGAGCTGCATGCTCGCCATCTTGCCCTCTCGGTGACACGGGGTGATCCGCACACGTTGCAGGCTCTGGACATCGCCGCGGAGAGAGCGCTGGTCCGTGGTGCGCCGGCTGCCGCGGCCGAATTGCTCGATCTGGCAACCGGACTCGGCGGCGACACCCCGGAGCGCCGCATACGTCAGGCGAACCACCACTACAACGCCGGCGATGCCGACCGCGCCCGGGCGTTGCTCAACCGGACCGTGGGCGAAGACGTCTCGGGACCGATCAGAGCGCAGGCGTTCAGCTTGCTCGGTGCCATCGAGATCGTCGACCGAAGCCACAGCGGGGCGGCTCGGTTACTCGAGTGCGCGCTTGCGGAGGCCGCCGCCGATCTGGCTGCACAGGTGCAGATCCTGGTGCCGATGTCGTTCGCGCTCTACAACATTGACCATCGCGAGCTCGCGGCCCGCCGAATCGACGATGCCGTCGCTCGTGCAAACCGGCTCGGTCAGCCGGGGTTGTTGAGCCAGGCGCTGAGCATGCGCACCCTGATCCAATTCTGGCTGGGTAGCGGTGTCGACGAGGAAAGCCTGCAGCGGGCAGTCGACTTGGATGAGGGTGACCCGGCCACTTCGGTATTCTTCCTGCCCCGGATGCACAGAGCCATCCTGTTGTCGTGCACCGGGCGCCTCGACGAAGCCCGGGCGGAATTCCGCATCGTCAGACAGCAATGTATCGACGGCGGCGTCGAGACCGACCAGAACTTCGTCGCCATCAACACCGTCCACAACGAGCTCTGGCAAGGGGATCTCGCGGCGGCCACTCTGCTGGCCGACGACGCCATGGAACGCGCCGTACATCTCGGCGGCTTTCACCACACCGCGGCGCTGGTCATGCGAGCACGATGCGCCGCGTATGCCGGCAAGGAAGAGGCAGCGCGCGACGCTGTCCGCGAAGTGGTGGCGACCGTGCCATTGTCGGAGTGCTTCATCTTGACCGGCGAGGCGATCATGGCCCTGGGCTTCCTGGACGTCTCGCTGGGCAATTACGAAGCCGCGCTGGAAGTGCTCGAGCCGCTGTTGTCGACCTTCGCAGACCGGCGCCGGGCGACGGAGATTTATGTCGCGGAGTGGTTGCCCGATGCGGTCGAGGTGCTGGTCGGGTTGGGGCGACTGGCCGAGGCGGAGCCGTTGGTCGAGGCGCTGGAGGTCAATGGTCGCCGGCTGGATCGCGCGTGGATGCTGGCGGTCGGTGGCCGGTGCCGGGCTCTGCTGCTGGGTGCACAGGGCCACGTCGACCAGGCGGCTGCGGAGGCCGAGCACGCGCTGACCGAACACGACCGGCTGCCAATGCCTTTCGAGCGGGCACGCACCCTGCTGGTGTTGGGGCAGCTGCAGCGGCGGCAACGCCGCCGGGCCGTCGCGGTGGCCACGCTGCAGGAGGCATTGGCGGCGTTCGAGGGACTCGGCACACCGCTGTGGGCCGAACAGGCGCGTCGTGCGCTGGGCCGCATCGACGAACGTTCCGACCGCGGTGCGGTGCTGACGGCGTCGGAGCGCCGCATCGCCGAGCTCGTGGCATCGGGGATGAGCAACCGTGAAGTGGCCGCGAAGCTCTTCGTCAGCGCCAAGACGGTCGAGGTCCACCTGTCCCGGATCTACCGGAAGCTGGGCATCCGGTCGCGGGCGGAACTCGGCTGGCGCATCGCTCGTCCCGATCAGTGA
- a CDS encoding histidine phosphatase family protein, with protein MFTRLTRGKRFALLAASTLLCSLTVATGNEAAQAAPPDRAPTVVYLVEHGEPVFTDPAMPLSDNGIRYAKAVAAVLKDVTFTNIYSSPALRSKQTVSYAADARGMAVQQLPNADPKTPSADAAAPLADAVSKLPAGSVALIGGNTENIYRIMNTLGIPVQAGCQPGQRCVPCLDKTCFTPNDLSTVRQLTLYPQSSGFPPGMGLVTGMQRIHPETQNVFNPPTPK; from the coding sequence ATGTTCACCCGTTTGACCCGGGGCAAACGATTCGCGCTGCTCGCGGCGAGCACGCTGCTGTGCAGCCTCACCGTCGCGACCGGAAACGAGGCCGCCCAGGCCGCACCGCCGGACCGGGCGCCGACAGTCGTCTACCTCGTCGAACACGGCGAACCCGTTTTCACCGATCCGGCGATGCCGTTGTCGGACAACGGTATCCGTTATGCGAAGGCAGTAGCGGCGGTCCTGAAGGACGTCACGTTCACGAACATCTATTCGTCGCCCGCGCTGCGTTCCAAGCAGACCGTCTCATACGCCGCCGACGCCCGCGGCATGGCCGTCCAGCAGTTGCCCAATGCCGATCCCAAGACACCATCCGCTGACGCGGCCGCGCCGCTCGCCGACGCGGTGTCGAAGCTGCCGGCCGGTTCGGTGGCACTGATCGGCGGCAACACCGAGAACATCTACCGGATCATGAACACCCTCGGGATTCCGGTCCAGGCCGGCTGCCAACCAGGTCAGCGTTGCGTGCCCTGCCTGGACAAGACCTGCTTCACGCCGAACGATCTCAGCACGGTCCGGCAACTGACGCTGTACCCGCAGAGTTCGGGATTCCCGCCCGGCATGGGGCTGGTTACCGGCATGCAGCGCATTCACCCGGAGACGCAGAACGTGTTCAATCCACCCACGCCCAAGTAA
- a CDS encoding PE-PPE domain-containing protein yields MPRVFLLIALCCALLVSPATNITSSFVVGLMNTVIGIGGRGDPTSANIPAKLNHTVVPPGYTYLPIDYPASIQLSASTTVSGPKVYNAITSRPGEQLIVAGYSEGSLGAEWAKRRLLANGTGPAPSQLSFVMIGSPFAGNGGIFERFPGINVPLIVNNQGPSAPSPYDTTFYTREYDPYADFPAYFNPLSLANSLLGVMYAHPDAYYDSYIPGTTPAIVTVVPDNGAGGTDTYVFIKTPDLPLLVPLRIGAGAIGLTPLVKPLLDAVEPLLRVLVDMGYTDRDNLHPEKKTPFSLFTPLSKIIETLNAIPGALQEGADNFVNDIRSELHLPALAATPAASPPVTTLDASAKKTAALAPVAATAEDKPAATDQKTTVEAPEATKTDAKTDPKADAPADTKTDTKTDPDAKATGTDEPKAKSPKPEADPDTPPVKSTKPKTDPDNPPTKTPKPKKKKNGPAKDAGDAQTAPAGGSTSEPKDGAKRESSHAAA; encoded by the coding sequence ATGCCACGCGTCTTCCTGTTGATCGCACTGTGCTGTGCACTGCTCGTGAGTCCGGCCACCAACATCACCTCGAGCTTCGTCGTCGGCCTGATGAACACGGTGATCGGCATCGGTGGACGGGGCGACCCGACGTCGGCCAACATTCCGGCCAAGCTCAATCACACCGTGGTGCCGCCGGGCTACACATACCTGCCCATCGACTACCCGGCCTCGATCCAGCTGTCGGCGAGCACGACCGTCTCCGGACCGAAGGTGTACAACGCCATCACATCCCGGCCGGGCGAGCAGCTGATCGTCGCCGGCTATTCGGAAGGCAGTCTGGGCGCCGAGTGGGCCAAACGCCGACTGCTGGCCAATGGCACGGGCCCCGCACCGTCACAGCTGTCGTTCGTGATGATCGGCTCGCCCTTCGCCGGCAACGGCGGCATCTTCGAGCGGTTCCCCGGCATCAACGTGCCCCTCATCGTCAACAACCAGGGCCCGTCCGCGCCGTCGCCATATGACACCACGTTCTACACCCGCGAGTACGACCCCTACGCCGACTTCCCGGCGTACTTCAACCCGCTGTCGTTGGCCAACAGCCTGCTCGGCGTCATGTACGCCCACCCCGACGCGTACTACGACTCGTACATCCCCGGCACCACGCCGGCCATCGTCACGGTCGTGCCCGACAACGGCGCGGGCGGGACGGACACCTACGTGTTCATCAAGACGCCCGATCTGCCGCTGCTGGTGCCACTGCGCATCGGCGCCGGCGCCATCGGCTTGACGCCTCTGGTCAAACCGCTGCTGGACGCCGTCGAGCCGCTGCTGCGGGTGCTGGTCGACATGGGCTACACCGACCGCGACAACCTGCATCCGGAAAAGAAGACGCCGTTCTCGTTGTTCACTCCGCTGTCGAAAATCATCGAGACGCTCAATGCGATCCCGGGCGCGCTGCAGGAAGGCGCCGACAACTTCGTCAACGACATCCGCTCCGAACTGCACCTGCCGGCCCTGGCGGCGACACCGGCCGCCTCGCCGCCCGTGACGACTCTGGATGCCTCGGCCAAGAAGACCGCCGCCTTGGCACCGGTGGCGGCGACCGCCGAGGACAAGCCGGCGGCCACGGATCAGAAGACGACGGTCGAGGCCCCCGAGGCCACGAAGACCGACGCGAAGACGGACCCGAAGGCCGACGCACCGGCCGACACGAAGACGGACACCAAGACCGATCCCGACGCCAAGGCGACGGGGACCGACGAACCAAAGGCCAAATCACCCAAACCCGAGGCGGATCCCGATACGCCGCCGGTGAAGTCGACCAAGCCGAAAACTGATCCGGACAACCCGCCGACCAAGACCCCCAAGCCGAAGAAGAAGAAGAACGGGCCCGCCAAGGATGCCGGTGACGCCCAGACGGCACCGGCCGGCGGGTCCACATCCGAGCCGAAAGATGGCGCCAAACGCGAGTCCAGCCACGCCGCGGCCTGA
- a CDS encoding lipoprotein LpqH, whose protein sequence is MKRGLVVAVAGAAVLAAGLTGCSKDDKKSSGSSATASASASSAAGNSTAGSGTAKVSIDGKAQDVQGQIGCTTAAGNLVIAIGNASGGLGVTLTDADPPVVKTVGLGAVNGVTLGYTDGVPGGEAKATKDGKTYKISGTATGVDMANPMEPTKKPFEIEVTCP, encoded by the coding sequence ATGAAGCGTGGTTTGGTTGTCGCGGTCGCTGGTGCCGCGGTTCTGGCCGCCGGTCTGACCGGCTGTTCCAAGGATGACAAGAAGTCGTCCGGCTCGTCGGCCACCGCGTCGGCCTCGGCGTCGTCGGCTGCGGGTAACTCCACCGCAGGCTCCGGCACCGCGAAGGTCAGCATCGACGGCAAGGCCCAGGACGTTCAGGGCCAGATCGGCTGCACCACGGCGGCCGGCAACCTGGTCATCGCCATCGGCAACGCCTCGGGCGGCCTGGGCGTCACCCTGACCGACGCCGACCCGCCGGTCGTCAAGACCGTCGGCCTGGGCGCCGTCAACGGCGTCACCCTGGGCTACACCGACGGTGTCCCGGGCGGCGAGGCCAAGGCCACCAAGGACGGCAAGACCTACAAGATCAGCGGCACCGCAACCGGGGTCGACATGGCCAACCCGATGGAGCCCACCAAGAAGCCCTTCGAGATCGAGGTGACCTGCCCCTAG
- the tgt gene encoding tRNA guanosine(34) transglycosylase Tgt: protein MSQQFFGVTAQLPDRRGRAGVIHTPHGDIQTPAFIAVGTAATVKGVLPETMKSLGAQALLSNAYHLYLQPGPDVVDEAGGLGAFMNWPGPTFTDSGGFQVMSLGVGFKKVLAMDTARLQADDIIAEGKERLAHVDEDGVTFRSHLNGDKHRFTPEVSIGIQHQLGADIIFAFDELTTLVNTRAYQERSVERTHRWAVRCLAEHRRLSIEREGKPAQALFGVVQGAQYEDLRRQATKGLVGIVDDDGHGFDGYGIGGALEKQNLATIVGWVTDELPDDKPRHLLGISEPDDLFAAIEAGADTFDCVSPSRVARNAAMYSATGRFNVTNARFKRDFNPIDAECDCYTCANYTRAYMHHLFKAKEILASTLGTIHNERFIIRLVDQIRAAIGAGEFDELRDHVLGRYYRS, encoded by the coding sequence GTGAGTCAGCAGTTCTTCGGAGTCACCGCGCAGCTGCCGGACCGGCGCGGCCGGGCCGGCGTGATCCACACTCCGCACGGTGACATCCAGACCCCGGCGTTCATCGCCGTCGGTACCGCGGCGACGGTCAAGGGCGTCCTGCCGGAGACCATGAAATCGCTTGGGGCGCAGGCGCTTCTGTCCAACGCCTACCACCTGTACCTGCAGCCCGGGCCCGATGTGGTGGACGAGGCGGGCGGGCTGGGCGCCTTCATGAACTGGCCCGGGCCGACGTTCACCGACAGCGGCGGCTTTCAGGTGATGTCGCTCGGGGTGGGCTTCAAGAAGGTGCTGGCCATGGACACGGCCCGCTTGCAGGCCGACGACATCATTGCCGAGGGAAAAGAGCGGCTGGCCCATGTCGACGAAGACGGCGTGACGTTCCGCTCGCACCTCAACGGCGACAAACACCGCTTCACACCCGAGGTGTCCATCGGCATCCAGCACCAGCTGGGCGCGGACATCATCTTCGCCTTCGACGAGCTGACCACCCTGGTGAACACCCGTGCCTATCAAGAACGTTCGGTGGAACGGACCCACCGGTGGGCGGTGCGGTGCCTGGCCGAACACCGCCGACTGAGCATCGAACGCGAGGGCAAGCCGGCGCAGGCGCTGTTCGGGGTGGTGCAGGGCGCGCAGTACGAAGACCTGCGCCGCCAGGCCACCAAGGGGCTCGTCGGCATCGTCGACGACGACGGGCACGGCTTCGACGGATACGGTATCGGGGGCGCGCTCGAGAAGCAGAACCTGGCGACCATCGTCGGCTGGGTCACCGACGAACTGCCCGACGACAAACCGCGGCATCTGCTCGGTATCAGCGAGCCCGATGACCTGTTCGCCGCCATCGAGGCCGGCGCCGACACCTTCGACTGCGTGTCGCCATCGCGGGTCGCCCGTAACGCCGCGATGTACTCGGCGACCGGCCGTTTCAACGTCACCAACGCCCGGTTCAAGCGCGACTTCAATCCCATTGACGCCGAATGCGATTGCTACACCTGCGCCAACTACACCCGGGCGTACATGCACCACCTGTTCAAGGCCAAGGAGATTCTGGCGTCCACGCTGGGGACGATCCACAACGAGCGGTTCATCATCCGGCTCGTCGACCAGATCCGCGCCGCGATCGGCGCCGGTGAGTTCGACGAGCTGCGGGACCACGTGCTGGGGCGCTACTACCGCAGCTAG
- a CDS encoding TetR/AcrR family transcriptional regulator, whose amino-acid sequence MDATRGLLARGLLPTVEEAAHAADISRTTAYRYFPNQRSLLAAVHPELDAPSLLPESAPESPSHRLELVMRECLRITIEWEPELRAALRLSLEPDSAELPELRRGHAVPWIEDALSPLRDSNPGLDLHRLALTIRAATGIEAYVWLVDVAGISPEQATEMLCRTAQAILADALSD is encoded by the coding sequence GTGGATGCCACGCGTGGCCTACTCGCGCGGGGTCTCCTACCCACCGTCGAGGAAGCCGCCCACGCCGCCGACATTTCCCGCACCACGGCGTATCGGTATTTCCCGAACCAACGATCACTGTTGGCGGCAGTACACCCGGAACTCGACGCGCCGTCGTTGCTTCCCGAGTCCGCACCCGAGTCCCCCAGCCACCGACTGGAACTCGTGATGCGCGAGTGCCTCCGGATCACCATCGAGTGGGAGCCGGAACTCCGTGCCGCACTGCGGCTTTCCCTCGAACCAGACAGCGCCGAGCTGCCGGAGCTGCGCCGCGGACACGCCGTCCCCTGGATCGAGGACGCCTTGAGCCCCCTCCGTGACAGCAACCCCGGGCTCGATCTACACCGACTCGCTCTCACCATCCGCGCGGCAACCGGTATCGAAGCGTACGTCTGGCTGGTTGACGTGGCCGGCATCAGTCCGGAGCAGGCCACCGAGATGCTCTGCCGGACAGCACAAGCCATTCTCGCCGACGCGCTGTCGGACTAG
- a CDS encoding FAD-binding domain translates to MRIAISGAGIAGPTLAYWLRRGGHDTTLIEKSPQRRTGGYVVDFWGLGYDIAERMGLCPQLEAAGYQVEDVRLVDRRGDRVGGFPTAGLRRALGGRFTSVPRGDLAALIHGAIDDDVETVFGDTITEVSQDVAGVRLELEHGGGREFDVLVGADGLHSPVRRLVFGPDSRFEHDLGYRVAAFEARGYRPRDELVYVSHGLPRRMVSRFTMRDDRTMFLLVFTADQVRGPEPAGIGEVKALLREVFADSGWESRQILMALDAADDVYYDRVCQIRMAKWYDGRVAVIGDAAAAVSLLAGEGTGLAMLEAYVLAGEIERAGAEFVTAFDRYQQSLRPFIAGKQRAAERFASSFAPRTAPGVWVRNQLSKLLSYPGVGDWMLRRQLHDDFRLPDYAPS, encoded by the coding sequence ATGAGAATCGCAATCAGCGGTGCCGGGATCGCCGGTCCGACCCTCGCCTATTGGCTGCGCCGCGGCGGGCATGACACAACCCTGATCGAGAAGTCTCCGCAGCGGCGCACCGGCGGCTATGTCGTCGACTTCTGGGGCCTGGGATACGACATCGCCGAACGCATGGGCCTGTGCCCGCAACTCGAGGCCGCCGGATACCAGGTCGAGGACGTGCGACTCGTCGACCGTCGCGGAGACCGCGTCGGCGGTTTCCCGACCGCCGGTCTCCGGCGGGCGTTGGGCGGCAGGTTCACGAGCGTGCCGCGCGGCGACTTGGCGGCCTTGATCCACGGTGCCATCGACGACGACGTGGAGACGGTCTTCGGCGACACCATTACCGAGGTCAGCCAGGACGTCGCGGGTGTGCGGCTCGAACTGGAACACGGTGGCGGCCGTGAATTCGATGTGCTCGTCGGCGCCGACGGCTTGCACTCGCCGGTGCGGCGCTTGGTGTTCGGGCCTGACTCGAGGTTCGAGCACGATCTCGGCTATCGGGTGGCCGCCTTCGAAGCACGTGGATATCGGCCCAGGGATGAACTCGTCTACGTCTCGCACGGGTTGCCGCGGCGAATGGTCAGTCGGTTCACGATGCGCGACGACCGCACGATGTTCCTGCTGGTGTTCACGGCCGACCAGGTGCGAGGGCCAGAGCCGGCCGGAATCGGCGAGGTGAAAGCGCTTCTGCGGGAGGTGTTCGCCGACTCTGGCTGGGAGAGTCGCCAGATCCTCATGGCGCTGGATGCGGCCGACGACGTGTACTACGACCGGGTCTGCCAGATCCGGATGGCGAAGTGGTACGACGGGCGGGTCGCGGTGATCGGTGATGCGGCCGCCGCGGTATCGCTGCTGGCCGGTGAAGGCACCGGACTGGCCATGCTGGAGGCCTACGTGCTGGCCGGCGAAATCGAGCGTGCCGGCGCTGAATTCGTGACCGCCTTCGACCGGTACCAACAGTCGCTGCGTCCGTTCATCGCGGGGAAACAGCGGGCCGCGGAGCGTTTCGCCTCGTCTTTCGCCCCGCGCACCGCACCGGGGGTATGGGTCCGTAACCAGTTGAGCAAGCTGCTGTCGTATCCGGGCGTCGGGGACTGGATGCTCCGCCGCCAATTGCACGACGATTTCCGCCTGCCCGACTACGCCCCGAGCTAG
- a CDS encoding cytochrome P450 — translation MTGAPGVIDPQTLLLGLMDPGNRADPYPLYERFLDTGPLALPDANLVVFPGFAECDEALRHPASANDRLKSTVTQKQIAAGQRQARPFGEPGFLFLDPPDHTRLRGLAQKAFAPKVIKALEADIVTMVDGLLEGVTGTMDVVADLAYPLPVAVICRLLGVPMADEPLFSRASALLAGGLDPFVAVNDETADDTADLMEAGLWLRGYLRDLIEERRSSPGEDLISALIAAEEDGDQLTSEEIVATCNLLLIAGHETTVNLIANAALAMLRHPQHWAALAADPARASAIVEETLRFDPPVQLTSRVAVEDIQIGGVAVPKGDIMMLLLAAAQRDPRMYDRPGEFDPDRGVIKHLAFGKGPHFCLGAPLARLEASVALSALAERFPNAQLAGEPVYKPNLTLRGLATLPVTV, via the coding sequence ATGACTGGTGCACCTGGAGTGATCGACCCGCAAACCTTGCTTCTCGGGTTGATGGATCCGGGCAACCGGGCCGATCCGTACCCGCTGTACGAGCGATTCCTGGACACCGGACCGCTGGCGCTGCCCGACGCGAATCTGGTCGTGTTCCCCGGATTCGCCGAGTGCGACGAGGCGCTGCGGCACCCGGCATCGGCCAACGACCGGTTGAAGTCGACGGTCACGCAGAAGCAGATCGCCGCCGGCCAGCGGCAGGCGCGGCCCTTCGGCGAACCGGGGTTCCTGTTCCTCGATCCGCCCGACCACACCCGGTTGCGTGGGCTGGCGCAAAAGGCGTTCGCGCCCAAGGTGATCAAGGCGCTCGAGGCCGACATCGTGACCATGGTGGACGGGCTGCTCGAGGGTGTGACGGGCACGATGGATGTGGTGGCCGACCTGGCCTATCCGTTGCCGGTCGCGGTGATCTGCCGGCTGCTCGGGGTGCCGATGGCGGACGAGCCGCTGTTCAGCCGGGCGTCGGCGCTGCTGGCAGGCGGGCTGGACCCGTTTGTCGCGGTCAACGACGAGACGGCCGATGACACCGCCGACCTGATGGAGGCCGGACTCTGGCTGCGCGGGTATCTGCGGGACCTCATCGAGGAGCGGCGCAGCTCGCCGGGGGAGGACCTGATCTCCGCGCTGATCGCCGCCGAAGAGGACGGCGACCAGCTGACCTCCGAGGAGATCGTCGCCACCTGCAATCTGCTGCTGATCGCCGGGCACGAGACCACGGTCAACCTCATCGCCAACGCGGCGCTGGCCATGCTGCGGCACCCGCAGCACTGGGCGGCGCTGGCGGCAGACCCCGCGCGGGCGTCGGCGATCGTCGAGGAGACACTGCGGTTCGACCCACCCGTGCAGCTGACCAGCCGCGTCGCCGTCGAGGACATCCAGATCGGCGGTGTGGCGGTGCCCAAGGGTGACATCATGATGTTGCTTCTGGCTGCCGCGCAACGGGATCCGCGCATGTATGACCGGCCCGGCGAATTCGACCCGGACCGCGGCGTGATCAAGCATCTGGCGTTCGGCAAGGGCCCGCACTTCTGTCTCGGCGCGCCGCTGGCCCGGTTGGAGGCGTCGGTCGCGCTGTCGGCGCTGGCTGAGCGGTTCCCGAACGCGCAGCTGGCCGGTGAGCCCGTGTACAAGCCCAACCTGACGCTGCGCGGTCTGGCCACCCTGCCGGTGACCGTCTGA
- a CDS encoding SDR family NAD(P)-dependent oxidoreductase, translating to MPSVLVTGAGRGIGLAITQHLAATGWDVIAGVRSEADAAAVVALAPKRISAVILDVTSEDDVEALSEALPSRLDAVVNNAGIVVAGPVETLTPADWRKQLDVNVVGQFAVTAAVLPKLRESRGRVVFISSVNGQLSTPMIGAYAASKFALEAGAEALRIELRPWGIPVVVVEPAQTDTDMWRKADDMVTDLEAGVSPTHHALYGRHIAGMKKMVPLSQKMAVDPAKVVAVVEEALTARRPKARYIVGLGPKLQAALMTNIPASVRGFLLAKVFGVPRRV from the coding sequence ATGCCTTCAGTTCTCGTCACCGGTGCCGGTCGCGGCATCGGGCTGGCCATCACGCAGCACCTCGCCGCGACCGGCTGGGACGTCATCGCCGGGGTGCGCTCGGAGGCCGACGCCGCCGCGGTCGTGGCGCTGGCCCCGAAACGGATTTCGGCGGTGATCCTCGATGTCACCTCAGAAGACGATGTCGAGGCACTGTCGGAGGCATTGCCGAGCCGGCTCGACGCCGTGGTGAACAATGCCGGCATCGTGGTCGCCGGTCCCGTCGAGACGCTGACTCCGGCGGACTGGCGGAAGCAGTTGGACGTCAACGTGGTCGGCCAGTTCGCCGTGACGGCGGCCGTGCTGCCCAAGTTGCGGGAGTCCCGGGGCCGCGTGGTGTTCATCTCCAGCGTCAACGGGCAGCTGTCGACGCCGATGATCGGCGCTTACGCGGCATCGAAGTTCGCGCTGGAAGCCGGTGCCGAAGCGCTGCGAATCGAATTGCGGCCCTGGGGGATTCCTGTCGTGGTCGTCGAACCCGCGCAGACCGATACGGACATGTGGCGCAAGGCCGACGACATGGTCACCGACCTCGAGGCCGGCGTCTCGCCGACGCACCACGCGCTGTACGGCCGACATATCGCCGGCATGAAGAAGATGGTGCCGCTGTCGCAGAAGATGGCCGTCGATCCGGCGAAAGTCGTTGCGGTGGTGGAGGAAGCGCTCACCGCGCGGCGACCCAAGGCGCGCTACATCGTCGGGCTGGGGCCGAAGCTACAGGCGGCGCTCATGACGAACATCCCGGCATCCGTACGCGGGTTCTTGCTGGCCAAGGTCTTCGGGGTGCCGCGCCGGGTATGA